ACGCGACCTGCCGGATGCTGCTCATGATCAGATTTTTTTAGTGCGGAATAATCGCCCGTTTCTATCCATCCCGGACTTATCGCATTCACCATAATCTTATCTTTTCCGAGTGAAATTGCCATCGCATGTGTAAGTGCCAGAATGCCGCCTTTTGAAGCTGCGTAAGCTTCCGTATCAGGCTCGGACATAAGTGCCCGCGTAGATGCAAGATTGATGATAGAACCTCCCCCATTACCACGCATCACCTTAGCCGCCTCACGACTGCATATAAAAGTGCCCCTGAGATTTGTGTTTAGCACATAATCCCAATCTTCAAGATCAAGTTCGTAAGGAGATTTGCCTCGGCCCAGGCCAGCATTATTGATAAGAATATTTATGCCTCCGTAAATTTCTTTGACTTTGACAATCGCATTGACGATATCACCCGGTAAAGTCAGATCAACGATTTGTGTAAAAACTTCTCCGCCTAACTCACGGATCAGTTTTTCTGTTTTTAACAAATTTTCTGCGTCCCGGTCAAAAAGAGCAAGTTTAGCGCCCTCTTTTGCGTAAGCTATTGAAATGCTTTTCCCGATACCCTTTCCGGCACCGGTGATTATAACAATTTTATTGTCGTATAAACCCATCTTCTGTTTTTCCTGTCATTTAACTGATATAGAAAAATAATTGTACCAGCATGTTTTATTCATCTGAATATTTTTCCGGTTTCATTTAAAAAAAAGTCGCTATATAATGAACAGATAACTGACCTGTTAATTATATAACGACCTTAATTTTTACGTACCGGAATCTACGTTATTTATTTTATGACGGTTATTCCTTTCATGTCTTCCAGTCTTGCTACGATACCCCAACCAAAAAAATCGTTGGCAACACCTACAAGTATTTCATTTTTACCGGCTTTGAAAGGAATTAAAAAAGAAGAATTCTCAATGGAGCATCTTCCAAACGGAGCTTTCATCATTGGTCGGCCATAAGAATTTTTATCTGTGTACAGAAAACGACCGTTTAACATCACCCAAACCTCATCACTAAATCCCAGATTTATTTTTTTCTTCTGATCGGATTTTGAATCAACATTCAGTTTCAGCCATACCATCCTGCGTTTTTCACTCCCGCCAAATTTACGTGTCAGATTAACCAGCCCCATTCTTTCAGCAGCAATCGTTTCCCACTTCTGATCAGGTTTTGGAATAAAATCATAACCAAAATCAATGTTTGAAGGTGTTTCGAAAGGCTGACTAACCTGCCAGTCGCGCAGATATCTGGGATCATGCGCAGTAAGATCGACGCCGGCAACCGCAGGTAAGTTTTCAGTTTCATCTATTTTTACTACAAGATTTGAAATGACGGATTCTCCATCAAAAGCGATCGTTCCTTCTGAAACATTCCCTTCCAATCGTGGAATTTCAAGAACCGGTTTTTGCATATTATTCAGATAAGCGCGCATTTGCATGCCGGAAACCACAATTTTCACATGATTCCACTCCGTCTTTTTCAAATATGCACCACCTTGAAAATGACCTAATAAATCCCAAAGATTGACACCTGCAACATGAGGGGCATATTGCACAACATCCATCGCTGTTGAATCCTCATGAGTATCCGTTCTGAAATAGAAACATTCATTTTCCTTGTTGTCCTGCCAATGAAAATAAAGCGATGCAAACATGGCATCAACGGGAATGAAATCGTATTCAATAGTACCACTTGAAAAGCTGGTATTTTTCAAAACCACTGCTCCTGCATTTGCTGAGATTTTCATAGAGGGTTTGGAATCGTGATTTTCAAACTGAACTTTCCCATTTTTAAATTCCCAGTTTTCGGCGGTAAGCGGAATGGCTGTATTATTCTGCTTCAATTCCGCGGCTTTTCTTTTTTCCTTCTTTTGAGCAAAAACGGTAATCGATAAAAAGCTGAAAATGATAAAAATTAAATTTTTCATGGCGATCTGTCAATTGAGTTTAATATGGAATTTGAAATGGTAAAAAATTCTGAGAAGCTTAATTTTTCGGATTGATAAAAATGCCTGCACCTAATTCCTTTCCGGCAGATCCCTTTGTAGGGTTTAAATAATCTTTTGGCAAACCGCTTGTTTTTACTTCGCTCAAAATCAATTTGCCGGATTTCCGGATCTGGTTTTCTGTATGTTCGTTTTTGTCGGCAGGAATGGCACCATCCTTGGCGTAATAGCCCATAAATCCTTCATTATTAATAATCAGGGAATTATTGAAAGTGTATTTTGGAAAGGTATTTTCCGCTCTTAACCAGAAATAAGTACAATTGGAAACGATGTTATTTTTAAAAACAAAATCAGAACTAAAAGGCCCAAACCATACTGCCGCTTCATAAGCTCCATAAATAATGGAATTGGTAAGCGAAAAATCACTGATGGATTTGAACAAAAGCAGCGCGTTTTTACAGCCGTAGAAAATGCAATGATCCACATGTGTTCCCGCACCATGCGCCCAGATACTTCCCTGGATTGGAGATGAATTTCTTTCACCGATGAAATAACATTGAGAAATATCCAGCCCCTTCAAACTTTCATTTTCCCTGTTGACCGGGTAATAATATTTCACGTCCGGATTTGCATTGCCGGTAAATTTCAGCCCTTTGAGTGCGACATTATTTGAAGCAATTAAAAATCCTATACTGTGCGGAAATTGTGTTACAGAATTATTTGAAGAAACCGATTGAATAACAGGCATTTTTGTGGGTTCCCAATCAGGATTATCGGGCATCACCGCTGCTTCGATGCTAAGCCAGGAGGACTCATTCCGTATTTTATCCAGGACAACCTTATCTTTCAGAAGATATAAACCGGGCAATAACTTGATATGAATATCTTCTTTTCCAGTAAAATCGGCGACCAAATCAACCGCTTTTTGAATACTTGATAACGGAGCTTGCAAAGTTCCTGCGCCGGAATCATTACCTTTTATGGCGTCAACATAGACAGTTTGCGCGCTCAGATTCTGAATAAATAAAAACAGCAGGATCGCTGTCAAAGAACTTACTTTGTTCATATTTAAAATATTTGTTACTTGATAAAAAGATATTCATCGGCTGCTGCAAGCTTGCAGGACAAACCTAAGCGGAAGATCTATTTTTTGGTTGTTCAAATGGAGATCAAGTTTTTTCAAGTTATACCAGACTGATTATCAATGCTATCCGATATAAGTGAATTGATGCGGTGTAAGAAAATAATTGAGCAAAAGCTCGATTGGGGAAGAAGCGAAAACTGGCAAAGCACCGATTTCGAAAATCTTAATCAGTTGATATTGGATAAAACCGGAATATCCCTCAGTGTAAGTACGCTCAGAAGAATCTGGGGACGGGTTGAATATAATCATTTGCCCAGTGTTACGACTTTGAATACACTGGCGAAATTTGCAGGTTATCAGGATTGGCGGACTTTTGTAAAACAGAGTAATATTCCAAATGAAAATCCGCACGTAGTATTACCTGAGAAAAACGAAAAAACCAAATTACCGACGAAAAACATTGCCTGGATATCCGGTGCAGTTATACTGGTTGGATTAATCAGTATACTGGCATTTCAAAAAACCCGGCAACCGAAAAACGAAACTTATATTTTTAATAGTCAGCCCATCACCCGGGAAATCCCAAATTCAGTTATTTTCACTTATGACGCTTCGGATTCTCCTACTGATTCTGTTTTTATTCAGCAATCGTGGGATGGTAAAAAACAGACACTGGTTGATAAAAATCTTCATAAACATACTTCCATTTACTATGAACCGGGGTTTTATATTGCAAAACTAATTGTTGGTGAAAAGGTTGTCAAAGAGCATAAATTGCTGGTCCCAACAAAAGGCTGGCTGGGAACCATTGATGGCAAAAAGATTCCTGTTTATCTCAAAGATTCTGAATTTATCAAGCCGGATGTTATGCGGTTACCGGTTTCTGTTATTACTGAAAAAAATATTTCCTTGCAGCCCGAACCTCCGTATGTTCATTATTTTAATGTCGGAAATTTCGATCCGGTTTCTCTCAAAAACTTTGGTTTTAGCACTCAAATAAAACACGAGTACCGGGAAGGAGCTGCGGCGTGTCAACTGGCAAGTATCACTTTACTGACTGACGATATCCCGATTGTGATTCCACTTTCTGTCAAAGGCTGTGTTTCTGAATTGAACATGTTGAGTATAGACAATTATATATCAGGTAAAAAAGCAGATTTATCCGCTTTCGGCGTAGATTTCTCGGTTTGGAGTGAAATTTCATGTAAAAATTCAAGCGATAAAATTCAGTATTTCGTCAATAAAAAACTCGCCGCTGAATATCCGCTTCCCAAGCGTGAAATAAAAATTGTTGGTTTATCTTATACATTTCAAGGAACGGGAGCAGTTAGAAACGTAAGTTTAACCAATGGCGACAAAACAATTTTCGAGGCTTTTAATAACAAAATAATTCTATCCGCTAAATGATTTTAAAAAAACTAAAAACACACGCTTTTGGGTATCTTTCTGCTTTGTTATTGGCAGGTATCCTGTTTTCTTCCTGTTCAAAAACCGAGAAAAAAGTACCGACAGTCGCAGTTCGGGATACTACGATCACGGTAAAAAATTCCTTTACCGAATTATTCGTTGACAGCACAGAACTGACCAAATTTCTGGGAACTTCCCAAAACGACAGTATTTCAGCACAAATTCAGAGTTTTTACAATCACAGAAATTACCAGTTTGCCTGGTTTTTTCATGACGGGATTGCAGATTTCGCTACCACTTTTCTGGGGATGCAAAATGACTATATCCACTATTCCGGCGACAGCTCACTATATAATCCCGGATTGACCGCAAGAGTAGATTCTTTGAAACAAATGAAATCTGTTAACCCAAAAGATACCTCCGTTGTCAATACGGAGTTGTTGTTAACCGCACAGTTTTTCAAATATTCGAGTCGTGCCTATGCAGGTGATCACAAGATTAATACCCAGGAACTCGACTGGTATATTCCCAGAAAGAAAATCAATACAGAAGGTTTCCTTGATTCTTTGCTGAAAAATAAAGGGAAGAATTTGACCGCTTATGAGCCGGTCAACAGACAATATAACTTAATGAAAGAGAAGCTATTAAGTTATTATCAGATTAATAAAGAAGATGAATGGACGCCCTTGACGCCGGCCGATAAAAAGTATAAAAAGGGTAACAGCTATGAGAATATTCCGGAGATCAAAAGACGTTTATTCGTATTCGGTGACCTGGCAACGGCAGATTCCTCGGCAGTTTTGGATACTGCTTTGGTGAGTGCTGTCAAACATTTCCAGATGCGTTTTGGATTGAAGCAGGACGGCCAGTTGGGTGCATCTTTTTTCAGGGAAATCAATGTGCCAATACAGGAACGTATTCAACAGATCCTGATCAATATGGAACGCATTCGCTGGGTACCTGCGCAGCCGGCGACGGATTATTTACTGGTTAATATTCCTGAATACAAATTGCATGTTTACGAAGAAGGAAAGTTACTTTTTGATATGAATGTGGTTGTTGGCTCGGAAGCGCATAGTACGGTGATTTTCTCCGGAACCTTGAATCAGATTGT
The nucleotide sequence above comes from Dyadobacter subterraneus. Encoded proteins:
- a CDS encoding L,D-transpeptidase family protein yields the protein MILKKLKTHAFGYLSALLLAGILFSSCSKTEKKVPTVAVRDTTITVKNSFTELFVDSTELTKFLGTSQNDSISAQIQSFYNHRNYQFAWFFHDGIADFATTFLGMQNDYIHYSGDSSLYNPGLTARVDSLKQMKSVNPKDTSVVNTELLLTAQFFKYSSRAYAGDHKINTQELDWYIPRKKINTEGFLDSLLKNKGKNLTAYEPVNRQYNLMKEKLLSYYQINKEDEWTPLTPADKKYKKGNSYENIPEIKRRLFVFGDLATADSSAVLDTALVSAVKHFQMRFGLKQDGQLGASFFREINVPIQERIQQILINMERIRWVPAQPATDYLLVNIPEYKLHVYEEGKLLFDMNVVVGSEAHSTVIFSGTLNQIVFSPYWNVPPSILKKEILPGIKKNSNYLAKHNMEWSGGSVRQKPGPKNSLGLVKFLFPNSYNIYLHDTPSKNLFGESSRAFSHGCIRLSEPKKLAEFLLRKDSTWTEEKITAAMNLGKEKYVRLRGKAEIPVFIGYFTTWVDQYGNLNFRNDIYGHDKKMAERLFSKNDLL
- a CDS encoding right-handed parallel beta-helix repeat-containing protein, coding for MNKVSSLTAILLFLFIQNLSAQTVYVDAIKGNDSGAGTLQAPLSSIQKAVDLVADFTGKEDIHIKLLPGLYLLKDKVVLDKIRNESSWLSIEAAVMPDNPDWEPTKMPVIQSVSSNNSVTQFPHSIGFLIASNNVALKGLKFTGNANPDVKYYYPVNRENESLKGLDISQCYFIGERNSSPIQGSIWAHGAGTHVDHCIFYGCKNALLLFKSISDFSLTNSIIYGAYEAAVWFGPFSSDFVFKNNIVSNCTYFWLRAENTFPKYTFNNSLIINNEGFMGYYAKDGAIPADKNEHTENQIRKSGKLILSEVKTSGLPKDYLNPTKGSAGKELGAGIFINPKN
- a CDS encoding SDR family NAD(P)-dependent oxidoreductase — protein: MGLYDNKIVIITGAGKGIGKSISIAYAKEGAKLALFDRDAENLLKTEKLIRELGGEVFTQIVDLTLPGDIVNAIVKVKEIYGGINILINNAGLGRGKSPYELDLEDWDYVLNTNLRGTFICSREAAKVMRGNGGGSIINLASTRALMSEPDTEAYAASKGGILALTHAMAISLGKDKIMVNAISPGWIETGDYSALKKSDHEQHPAGRVGKPEDISRACLFLTNPENNFITGANFVIDGGMTRKMIYEE